CACCGAGGCGACCACCACGACGTCGCGGCGCGTCAGGAGCGAGGACGTCGCGGAGTGGCGCAGGCGCTCGACCTCGTCGTTGATCGACGAGTCCTTCTCGATGTAGGTGTCCGTCTGCGCGATGTAGGCCTCGGGCTGGTAGTAGTCGTAGTAGGACACGAAGTACTCGACCGCGTTGTTGGGGAGCAGCTCGCGGAACTCCGTGGCCAGCTGAGCCGCCAGCGTCTTGTTGGGCGCCATGACCAGCGTGGGGCGTTGCAGCTCCTCGATGAGCCAGGCCGTCGTCGCGGACTTCCCGGTGCCCGTCGCGCCGAGCAGCACCACGTCCTTCTCCCCCGCCCTCAGCCGCTGCGAGAGCTCGGCGATCGCGGTGGGCTGGTCACCGGACGGCGTGTAGTCGGAGATGACCTCGAACGGGGCGACGGTGCGCTGAAGATCGGTGACGGGACGCATGGTTCCACGGTACGGCGAACCACCGACATCGGACCCTCGGACGGCCGCTAGACCACGCCGGGCGATCACGCGAGCCGAACGGTGAGATTCACCCGGTCGACGATTTGGCGTGTCGCGACGGGGACCCCTACTGTCGCCGTAATCCTCGCGCATCCGTTGATATCCCCTGAAAAACCAGAAGTCGGGGTCATCACGCGTCACGGGTTAGTACACAGACCTTACTTTCGGCCTCGACCCCCACCTCGGAGACATAGATGTTCTTCAGCTCGACGCGCAGTACCTCTCAGCGCACCCTTCTCGGCACGCTCACCACCGCAGCCCTCACCGTGGGCCTGGTGGGCCTGGGCGCAGCACCCGCCCTGGCCACGACGCCGCTGCCGACCACGGCGCTGGGGAACTCGTGCCCCGACTTCTCGGGTGGGCTCACGAACACGCCGCTCTTCACCGACAAGGGTGTCGCGATCTTCGTCGGCGGGGACTACACGGCGCTGGGCGGCGCCAAGGAGTCCGAGGGCGTCCTGGTCTCCCAGGGCTCCGTGACCATCGACACCGGCGACCTGATGAACCTCGGGGTCGTCGGGGCCGGTTCGCAGTTCACGCCCGCGAGCGGCAGCGACATGGTCCTGGCCGCAGGCGCCGTCACGGTCAAGTCCGGACGCGTCGAGGTCGCGCACCGCCTCGACAAGGGCGGCAACGTCGTCGCAGGCGGCGCCATCGAGGGGACCATCGAGCTCAACGGCGGCAAGAAGACCCCGCACTCGTCCGTGCCGGCCCCGCAGGCCAAGGCGCTGCGCGCCGAGCTCGGCAAGGTCTCCGCCGACCTCGCGGACAAGCCTGCGACCGGCAGCCTCGCGGGCAGCACCCTGCGAGGCGACGGTTCGTCGGCGGTGCAGGTCTTCGACATCTCTGCGGAGCAGGTGGCGAGCCTCGGTGGGGCGGTCACGTTCGAGAACGTGGGCGCCACCGCGCCGATCGTCGTCAACGTCTCGGGCAAGGCACCGGACCTCTCGCTCAACTACATCGCCGCGGGAAGCGACCGGATCGACGCCGGTGCCGCCCTCGGCAAGTGGGCCCCCCGCATCCTGTGGAACTTCCCCGACGCCACGCACCTCACCATGACGAGCAGCAGCCAGACGGTCGGCTCGATCCTGGCACCGCAGGCCGACGTCGCCCAGAAGACCCACA
This region of Oerskovia jenensis genomic DNA includes:
- a CDS encoding choice-of-anchor A family protein; this translates as MFFSSTRSTSQRTLLGTLTTAALTVGLVGLGAAPALATTPLPTTALGNSCPDFSGGLTNTPLFTDKGVAIFVGGDYTALGGAKESEGVLVSQGSVTIDTGDLMNLGVVGAGSQFTPASGSDMVLAAGAVTVKSGRVEVAHRLDKGGNVVAGGAIEGTIELNGGKKTPHSSVPAPQAKALRAELGKVSADLADKPATGSLAGSTLRGDGSSAVQVFDISAEQVASLGGAVTFENVGATAPIVVNVSGKAPDLSLNYIAAGSDRIDAGAALGKWAPRILWNFPDATHLTMTSSSQTVGSILAPQADVAQKTHTNGRLYIGGDLTFGGAGASGGLEHHNFPWIGSATLGCEVPPATVNPPVTETPTPLTPGTTPPVTEVPGAQVPPVTTPQVPVDKATPVAAPKPAPSATAPATPQAARPAPAPEEGGLAATGAQTAMIVAIAAALLAGGTWLVLAARRRAAR